One window of the Trifolium pratense cultivar HEN17-A07 linkage group LG2, ARS_RC_1.1, whole genome shotgun sequence genome contains the following:
- the LOC123906435 gene encoding phosphoenolpyruvate carboxylase isoform X1, with the protein MTSKKLEKMASIDAQLRLLAPSKVSDDDKLVEYDALLLDRFLDILQDLHGGDIRETVQDCYELSAEYEGNNNPQKLEELGNMLTGLDAGDSIVIAKSFSHMLNLANLAEEVQIAYRRRIKLLKKGDFGDENSAITESDIEETLKRLVNQLKKTPHEVFDALKSQTVDLVLTAHPTQSVRRSLLQKHGRIRDCLTQLYAKDITPDDKQELDEALQREIQAAFRTDEIRRTPPTPQDEMRAGMSYFHETIWKGVPKFLRRIDTALKNIGINERIPYNAPVIQFSSWMGGDRDGNPRVTPEVTRDVCLLARMMAANLYFSQIEDLMFELSMWRCNGELRIRAEELHSSAKRDAKHYIEFWKQVPPTEPYRVILGDVRDKLYNTREHARQLLANGSSEIPKEVTFTNVEQFLEPLELCYRSLCACGDQAIADGSLLDFLRQVSTFGLSLVRLDTRQESDRHTDVMDAITNHLEIGSYREWSEERRQEWLLSELSGKRPLFGPDLPKTEEIADVLDTFRVIAELPSDSFGAYIISMATAPSDVLAVELLQRECDVKQPLRVVPLFEKLADLEIAPAAVARLFSIEWYRNRINGKQEVMIGYSDSGKDAGRFSAAWALYKAQEELIKVAKEFGVKLTMFHGRGGTVGRGGGPTHLAILSQPPETVHGSLRVTVQGEVIEQSFGEEHLCFRTLQRFTAATLEHGMHPPVSPKPEWRALMDEMAVIATKEYRSIVFQEPRFVEYFRCATPELEYGRMNIGSRPSKRKPSGGIESLRAIPWIFAWTQTRFHLPVWLGFGAAFKHVIDKDPKNLQMLRDMYNQWPFFRVTLDLVEMVFAKGDPGIATLYDKLLVSDELWSFGERLRSTYEETKSLLLKVAGHKDILEGDPYLKQRLRLRDSYITTLNVLQAYTLKRIRDPDYHVKLRPHLSKEYMESSNPAAELVKLNPSSDYAPGLEDTLILTMKGIAAGMQNTG; encoded by the exons ATGACAAGTAAGAAATTAGAGAAGATGGCTTCGATTGATGCTCAGTTGAGATTGTTAGCACCGAGTAAGGTCTCTGATGATGATAAGCTTGTTGAATACGATGCTTTGTTGCTCGATCGTTTCCTTGACATTCTTCAGGATTTGCATGGTGGTGATATCAGAGAAACG GTACAAGACTGTTATGAGCTGTCTGCTGAGTATGAGGGGAACAATAACCCTCAGAAATTGGAGGAACTCGGGAACATGCTGACCGGTCTTGATGCTGGGGATTCTATTGTCATTGCCAAGTCATTTTCTCACATGCTTAACTTGGCCAACTTGGCAGAAGAAGTTCAAATTGCCTACCGAAGAAGGATTAAGTTATTAAAGAAAGGTGATTTTGGTGATGAGAACTCTGCCATCACCGAATCAGACATCGAAGAGACCTTAAAGAGGCTTGTGAATCAACTGAAGAAGACCCCCCATGAAGTCTTTGATGCTTTGAAGAGCCAAACTGTAGATCTGGTCCTAACAGCTCATCCAACTCAGTCTGTTCGTAGATCTTTGTTGCAAAAGCATGGCAG GATAAGGGATTGTTTGACTCAGTTGTATGCAAAAGATATTACACCGGATGATAAGCAGGAACTTGATGAGGCTTTGCAAAGAGAG ATTCAAGCTGCATTTCGTACAGATGAAATTCGAAGAACTCCTCCTACACCACAAGACGAGATGAGGGCTGGAATGAGCTACTTTCATGAGACAATCTGGAAAGGTGTACCAAAATTTTTGCGCCGCATTGACACTGCTCTGAAGAACATTGGAATAAATGAACGCATCCCATATAATGCCCCTGTTATTCAATTCTCTTCATGGATGGGAGGAGATCGTGATG GCAACCCCAGAGTAACTCCAGAAGTTACAAGGGATGTGTGTTTGCTGGCTAGAATGATGGCTGCCAATTTATACTTCTCTCAAATTGAGGATCTCATGTTTGAG TTGTCAATGTGGCGTTGCAATGGTGAGCTGCGTATTCGTGCTGAGGAACTCCACAGCTCTGCAAAAAGAGATGCAAAACATTACATTG AGTTTTGGAAACAGGTTCCTCCAACGGAGCCATATCGTGTTATTCTTGGTGACGTTAGGGACAAACTATATAATACACGTGAACATGCCCGACAGTTACTAGCCAATGGAAGCTCTGAAATACCTAAAGAGGTTACCTTCACAAATGTTGAACAG TTCCTGGAGCCTCTTGAACTATGTTATAGGTCACTGTGTGCGTGTGGTGATCAAGCAATAGCTGATGGAAGCCTTCTTGATTTCTTGCGTCAAGTTTCCACATTTGGGCTTTCACTTGTGAGACTTGACACCCGTCAAGAATCAGATAGGCACACTGATGTTATGGATGCTATAACAAACCATTTGGAGATTGGATCTTATCGAGAATGGTCTGAGGAACGCAGGCAGGAATGGCTGTTGTCTGAGCTCAGTGGAAAGCGCCCTCTCTTTGGCCCTGATCTTCCGAAAACTGAAGAAATTGCTGATGTTCTGGATACCTTCCGTGTCATTGCTGAACTTCCCTCAGACAGCTTTGGTGCTTATATCATTTCAATGGCAACAGCCCCATCTGATGTGCTGGCTGTAGAACTTTTACAACGTGAATGCGATGTGAAGCAGCCATTAAGGGTCGTTCCATTGTTTGAAAAGCTTGCTGATCTTGAGATTGCTCCTGCTGCAGTAGCCCGCCTATTCTCTATAGAATGGTACAGAAACCGTATCAACGGAAAACAAGAAGTTATGATAGGATACTCAGACTCAGGAAAAGATGCTGGTCGTTTCTCTGCAGCTTGGGCATTGTACAAGGCTCAAGAAGAACTTATAAAGGTTGCAAAGGAGTTCGGTGTTAAGCTTACAATGTTCCATGGAAGAGGAGGAACTGTAGGAAGAGGAGGAGGTCCCACTCATCTTGCTATATTATCTCAGCCCCCAGAAACTGTTCATGGTTCACTTCGGGTTACAGTTCAAGGTGAAGTTATTGAACAGTCATTTGGAGAAGAGCACTTGTGCTTCAGAACACTTCAGCGTTTCACTGCTGCTACACTTGAGCATGGCATGCACCCTCCAGTGTCACCAAAACCAGAATGGCGTGCCCTCATGGATGAAATGGCTGTCATTGCTACAAAGGAGTATCGCTCCATTGTTTTTCAGGAACCTCGCTTTGTTGAATACTTCCGATGT GCAACTCCTGAGTTGGAGTATGGACGAATGAACATTGGCAGTCGTCCGTCAAAACGAAAGCCGAGTGGAGGAATTGAATCACTCCGTGCTATCCCTTGGATCTTTGCCTGGACTCAGACAAGGTTTCACTTACCGGTATGGCTTGGCTTTGGGGCTGCATTCAAGCATGTAATTGACAAGGATCCAAAGAATCTCCAAATGCTACGAGATATGTACAATCAATGGCCATTCTTCAGGGTCACCCTTGACTTGGTTGAGATGGTGTTTGCCAAGGGAGACCCTGGGATTGCAACTCTTTACGACAAACTCCTAGTGTCAGATGAACTGTGGTCATTTGGAGAGCGATTAAGGTCTACTTATGAAGAAACTAAGAGCCTTCTTCTCAAg GTTGCTGGGCACAAAGATATCCTTGAAGGAGACCCTTACCTAAAGCAAAGACTTCGTCTTCGTGATTCATACATCACAACTCTCAATGTTTTGCAAGCCTACACATTGAAGCGAATCCGTGATCCTGATTACCATGTGAAGTTGAGGCCACATTTGTCCAAGGAATACATGGAATCAAGCAACCCGGCGGCAGAGCTTGTGAAACTCAATCCTTCGAGTGACTATGCTCCTGGTTTGGAGGATACCCTTATTTTGACGATGAAGGGTATAGCTGCTGGCATGCAGAACACTGGTTAA
- the LOC123906435 gene encoding phosphoenolpyruvate carboxylase isoform X2 gives MTSKKLEKMASIDAQLRLLAPSKVSDDDKLVEYDALLLDRFLDILQDLHGGDIRETVQDCYELSAEYEGNNNPQKLEELGNMLTGLDAGDSIVIAKSFSHMLNLANLAEEVQIAYRRRIKLLKKGDFGDENSAITESDIEETLKRLVNQLKKTPHEVFDALKSQTVDLVLTAHPTQSVRRSLLQKHGRIRDCLTQLYAKDITPDDKQELDEALQREIQAAFRTDEIRRTPPTPQDEMRAGMSYFHETIWKGVPKFLRRIDTALKNIGINERIPYNAPVIQFSSWMGGDRDGNPRVTPEVTRDVCLLARMMAANLYFSQIEDLMFELSMWRCNGELRIRAEELHSSAKRDAKHYIEFWKQVPPTEPYRVILGDVRDKLYNTREHARQLLANGSSEIPKEVTFTNVEQFLEPLELCYRSLCACGDQAIADGSLLDFLRQVSTFGLSLVRLDTRQESDRHTDVMDAITNHLEIGSYREWSEERRQEWLLSELSGKRPLFGPDLPKTEEIADVLDTFRVIAELPSDSFGAYIISMATAPSDVLASSH, from the exons ATGACAAGTAAGAAATTAGAGAAGATGGCTTCGATTGATGCTCAGTTGAGATTGTTAGCACCGAGTAAGGTCTCTGATGATGATAAGCTTGTTGAATACGATGCTTTGTTGCTCGATCGTTTCCTTGACATTCTTCAGGATTTGCATGGTGGTGATATCAGAGAAACG GTACAAGACTGTTATGAGCTGTCTGCTGAGTATGAGGGGAACAATAACCCTCAGAAATTGGAGGAACTCGGGAACATGCTGACCGGTCTTGATGCTGGGGATTCTATTGTCATTGCCAAGTCATTTTCTCACATGCTTAACTTGGCCAACTTGGCAGAAGAAGTTCAAATTGCCTACCGAAGAAGGATTAAGTTATTAAAGAAAGGTGATTTTGGTGATGAGAACTCTGCCATCACCGAATCAGACATCGAAGAGACCTTAAAGAGGCTTGTGAATCAACTGAAGAAGACCCCCCATGAAGTCTTTGATGCTTTGAAGAGCCAAACTGTAGATCTGGTCCTAACAGCTCATCCAACTCAGTCTGTTCGTAGATCTTTGTTGCAAAAGCATGGCAG GATAAGGGATTGTTTGACTCAGTTGTATGCAAAAGATATTACACCGGATGATAAGCAGGAACTTGATGAGGCTTTGCAAAGAGAG ATTCAAGCTGCATTTCGTACAGATGAAATTCGAAGAACTCCTCCTACACCACAAGACGAGATGAGGGCTGGAATGAGCTACTTTCATGAGACAATCTGGAAAGGTGTACCAAAATTTTTGCGCCGCATTGACACTGCTCTGAAGAACATTGGAATAAATGAACGCATCCCATATAATGCCCCTGTTATTCAATTCTCTTCATGGATGGGAGGAGATCGTGATG GCAACCCCAGAGTAACTCCAGAAGTTACAAGGGATGTGTGTTTGCTGGCTAGAATGATGGCTGCCAATTTATACTTCTCTCAAATTGAGGATCTCATGTTTGAG TTGTCAATGTGGCGTTGCAATGGTGAGCTGCGTATTCGTGCTGAGGAACTCCACAGCTCTGCAAAAAGAGATGCAAAACATTACATTG AGTTTTGGAAACAGGTTCCTCCAACGGAGCCATATCGTGTTATTCTTGGTGACGTTAGGGACAAACTATATAATACACGTGAACATGCCCGACAGTTACTAGCCAATGGAAGCTCTGAAATACCTAAAGAGGTTACCTTCACAAATGTTGAACAG TTCCTGGAGCCTCTTGAACTATGTTATAGGTCACTGTGTGCGTGTGGTGATCAAGCAATAGCTGATGGAAGCCTTCTTGATTTCTTGCGTCAAGTTTCCACATTTGGGCTTTCACTTGTGAGACTTGACACCCGTCAAGAATCAGATAGGCACACTGATGTTATGGATGCTATAACAAACCATTTGGAGATTGGATCTTATCGAGAATGGTCTGAGGAACGCAGGCAGGAATGGCTGTTGTCTGAGCTCAGTGGAAAGCGCCCTCTCTTTGGCCCTGATCTTCCGAAAACTGAAGAAATTGCTGATGTTCTGGATACCTTCCGTGTCATTGCTGAACTTCCCTCAGACAGCTTTGGTGCTTATATCATTTCAATGGCAACAGCCCCATCTGATGTGCTGGC AAGCAGCCATTAA